A single region of the Pogoniulus pusillus isolate bPogPus1 chromosome Z, bPogPus1.pri, whole genome shotgun sequence genome encodes:
- the LOC135193114 gene encoding WD repeat-containing protein 36-like, whose protein sequence is MSPTGDFLASTHVDDLGIYLWSNRSLYSLVSLRPLPSDYEPSVVTHPSTCPLQDADVVDGETCGEMTEYVSPEQLEEQLMTLSLLPESRWKNLLSLDVIKEKNKPREPLKVPKSAPFFIPTVPGLIPRYVTPEEENEIQSKVVNLGVLVQKSNFYIHLEDALSTNEYTPPLNLLKSLGPSNIEIELRGLAPEGGGSVEVMLSFLRMIGMMLNKKYNFELAQAYLALFLKLHLKIVSSEPNLLEEVSRLSVQLEETWIHLQSLFNQNLCVLTYMRSALL, encoded by the exons ATGTCTCCTACAGGAGATTTTCTAGCTTCAACACATGTAGATGATCTTGGAATTTATTTGTG GTCAAACCGTTCTCTGTATTCACTTGTCTCTTTGCGGCCCCTTCCATCAGATTATGAACCTTCTGTGGTGACACACCCTAGCACCTGCCCTTTGCAAG ATGCGGACGTGGTAGATGGAGAAACTTGTGGTGAAATGACAGAATATGTCTCACCTGAGCAACTGGAAGAGCAGCTGATGACTCTTTCCTTATTACCAGAGTCAAGGTGGAAAAATCTCCTCAGTCTTGATGTTATCAAG gaaaaaaataaaccaagagAGCCACTAAAAGTTCCCAAGTCAGCCCCTTTCTTCATCCCAACAGTTCCTGGTCTTATACCTCGATATGTTACTccagaggaagaaaatgaaatacaG TCAAAGGTAGTAAACCTTGGAGTACTGGTGCAGAAATCTAATTTCTACATTCATCTTGAAGACGCCTTGAGCACTAATGAAT ATACACCTCCACTTAACTTACTGAAAAGTTTGGGACCGTCTAATATAGAGATAGAACTAAGGGGTTTGGCCCCTGAAGGTGGTGGCTCAGTGGAGGTGATGCTAAGCTTTTTGAGAATGATTGGGATGATGCTGAACAAGAAGTACAACTTTGAACTTGCACAAGCGTATCTTGCACTATTTCTAAAG ttGCACCTTAAGATTGTCTCATCAGAGCCAAACCTACTGGAAGAAGTTTCCAGACTGTCAGTGCAACTTGAGGAAACTTGGATTCATTTACAGAGTCTTTTCAATCAGAACCTCTGTGTGTTAACGTATATGAGAagtgctttgctgtaa